The DNA sequence TTCCATCTAAACACTTTGCTCCACAACCTTACCTAACAAAGATCTATCGATCTCAATTTTGAAATTTTCAACTAACCACCATATTTTGAAGAAGTGTTGCAAATCTATGAGGAAACATTTTTTAACCCTTTGAGCTGTTACCATCTGGAATACTCTACCTGAAAGGATGGTAAAAGAAGATTCAATAGCCACTTTCAAAAGGGGATTAGATAAATACTTGCAAGGAGATAAGggaagcatggtggtgcagtggttagcactgctgcctcacggcatcgaggccccaggttcgatcccggctcactgaccgtgtggagtttgcacattctccccgtgttcatcatagagcatagaaaatacagcacagaacaggcccttcggcccacgatgttgtgccgaacctttgtcctagattaatcatagattatcattgaatttacagtgcagaaggaggccattcggcccatcgagtctgaatcagctcttacaaagagcaccctactcattgcatgggtttcacccccacaacccaaagatgcgcagggtaggtggattggccacgctaaattgccccttaattggaaaaaatgaattgggtactctaaattcaaaaaatAAATCTGGTAGACATCACTCCCTGTCTCACCCAGAGCGTACGTGATATATCAGAGTACAACTAGTGCTCGTGAACCGTATTCTACTGAAGAATTTGGAGAGGAGGGAAGTAAACTGAGGAAAAGGGTGGTGTGGCAAAGATTCACCAAGTTTTTAATGCAAAACTCATCGGAATATCAATGTCTTTTTACAGGATTTTGTAACACATCACACTAAATTCTTAATTGAACCGATTCTTATTTATTTAACAAAAAAATCTTTTAAATTTACATAAATAGATTCAATCTGTATTTATAGGTTCTGTATGTTTACAAATTTTGTACATAATTTTCGTAAAGTGCATATGACATAGTGAGATAATGTGCATGACATTATCGTTAGACGCTAACCTGGAAATGAGACAGCAATATTACTGTCAAAGGTGTTTATGAAGTTATTGCGAACTGGCAGAAACTCCATATTAAAAAATCCATATTAACATTTAAATATTTGTACACCAATATCACCGTGTAACCTCTAGGCCAATATTGATGTGTTGGCTGTGATATGGCCTGAATAACCATTTATACAAATAATGATTCTTAAAATAATTATCCTCAGAGTCTCCGAGTGCCCTTAGGGCCAAATTGTTTCGACTCCCGTGGTTTAGTGAGGTTTAACGGTCGGATATGATCATTTGTTGGCATGTCCTTCCATTTGCACTCCTCCAGTTATTTAacacgttgtggggggggggggtattgggtaAGTTGGCGATTTGATCCACGCACAACACCATCAACTCACATAACCGACAGAAATTGACGCAGGACGTATGTGAGTTATATGCGTCGTGTTCTTTGGAATTAAACTGTAAACTGGGTAAATCCCACTGACGGGGCAGACAATGGGCGAGTCTCTGGTCCgatgaatgggatttcccattgtaaccatcccactccaccgcaagatctgctggccgggctgcgctgccggcgggaaaattggGTCGGaatgaccagagaattctggctaatgaaatgaaaatcgcttattgtcacaagtaggcttcaaatgaagttactgtgaaaagcccctagtcgccacattccggcgcctgttcggggaggctggtacgggaattgaaccatgctgctgacctgccttggtctgctttcaaaggcagcgatatagccctgtgctaaacagccccacatgTATCCCTCACAACTGTTTCAATGGGGCAACTCGTCCAGTCAATGACTGGACACTTGTTAATCTGCTCTTGATGAGATCCCCTGTTATTGAGCAAGTcacacagggatcccctgttaatgagcgagtcacACCATCGgctcccctgttaatgagcgagtcacACCATCGgctcccctgttaatgagcgagatCCACCATCGGCTcacctgttaatgagcgagtcccaccatcggatcccctgttaatgagcgagtcccaccgggatcccctgttaatgagcgagtcccacagggatcccctgttattgagcgagtcccacagggatcccctgttaatgagcgagtcacACCATCGGATCCCCTctaatgagcgagtcccaccatcggatcccctgttaatgagcgagtcacacggggatcccctgttaatgagcgagtccctcagggatcccctgttaatgagcgagtcacacggggatcccctgttaatgagcgagtcccacagggatcccctgttaatgagcgagtcccaccatcggatcccctgttaatgagcgagtcccaccatcggatcccctgttaatgagcgagtcacacggggatcccctgttaatgagcgagtccctcagggatcccctgttaatgagcgagtcacACGGGGATCCCCTGTTAAcgagcgagtcccacagggatcccctgttattGAGCGAGTCACACGGGGATCCCCTGTTATTGAGCGAGTCCCtcagggatcccctgttaatgagcgagtcacACGGGGATCCCCTGTTAttgagcgagtcccacagggatcccctgttaatgagcgagatCCACCATCGGCTcacctgttaatgagcgagtcccaccatcggatcccctgttaatgagcgagtcccaccgggatcccctgttaatgagcgagtcccacagggatcccctgttaatgagcgagtcccaccatCGGATCCCCTGTTATTGAGCGAGTCCCACCATcggatcccctgttaatgagcgagtcccaccatcggatcccctgttaatgagcgagtcccaccatcggatcccctgttaatgagcgagtcccacagggctcccctgttaatgagcgagtcccacagggatcccctgttaatgagcgagtcccacagggatcccctgttaatgagcgagtcccaccatcggatcccctgttaatgagcgagtcccacagggatcccctgttaacgagcgagtcccacagggatcccctgttaatgagcgagtcccacagggatcccctgttaatgagcgagtccctcagggatcccctgttaatgagcgagtcacacggggatcccctgttaatgagcgagtcccacagggatcccctgttaatgagcgggtcccaccatcggctcccctgttaatgagcgagtcccacagggatcccctgttaatgagcgagtcccacagggatcccctgttaatgagcgagtcccaccatTGGGGCTGTCAAGCTGCTGCAAACTGGTCAAACTGCTGCTTCCAGCGTAGCAAGGAACTGAATGTCAAGCGATGTCCCCACTATCCCAGGATGCCTCAGCTGCCTGCACATTGGCTGAAGAGGAGGCCCTGATGGTGCCTGTCCCTCTTTAAAATGTAGTATGTTTTTAAATGTAACCAATGGCCATGAAAGGTGCACGTAATACACTGACCCCGTGCTCACTGCACGACAGAGGATTATTGTCCTCTGAGCATTTCAGTATCAGGGTGAACTCAGTGGTCCCACCACCGTCCATGAAATGTGCCTCCTTCATCATCTTGAACAGGAACAGAGTATCGAAGGCCAGCTCGGACTCTCCATGCTTGTGCCAGGTGGCGTTTCTGAAACACAAAGATGAAGGCGGGATGTGAGTAACATCTGGATATTGGGTGCAGATGTGAGTAACATCTGGGTGCAGCTTTCCTGGATTTGTCCTCCAGTTTCCCGAATGAATAGATACCCAGTGGGCACTGTGTGTTTTCAGACTCAGACAGAAGTCAAAAAACCCGAGAGAATCACCCCTTCCAAAAACCTCCTTCCCACGCCGTGCTCTGTTGTGATCCTATTCAGCAAACGGCCTTCAGTCAGACTGTACATTTTTGTAGTGTGAAGACATGGAGCCCAATGAAATTgatcaaagattaggtggggttacgggggcatGGGTTCAGGCAGGGTGGGGGCAtgaacttaggtagggtgctctttaggtggcatggtggcgcagtgtttagcactgctgcctcacggcgctgaggacccgggttcgaccctggcccggatcactgtccgtgtggagtttgcacattctcctcgtgtctacgcgggtctcactcccacaacccaaagatgtgcagggtaggtggattggggagaatgtgcaaactccacatggactgtgacccagggcccagattcggacccgggccctcagcgccgtagtcccagtgctaaccactgcgccaccatgctgccctgtgaggtagcagagctaaccactgcgccaccttgctgccctggccatgctaaattgctccttaattgggaaaaaataattgggttctctaaattgaaAAGaaagggttgggtgctctttcggagcgcaggctcgatggaccaaatgacctccttctgcactgcagtgattctatggtgAAGACCGGTAGCAGATTTTTTTCTCTCTTGTCTGCTTAGGTGAATGGATTAATCAGTGACCAATTAGTGCGTGTTCATCGTCAGCCGATGTAAATTGAGTCACTCATGGAGCAGCGGAATTTCCAACCGAGGGAAGTAGCAATGATTTGACCAGCCAGCTTAAGGGCTACTTTTCAGATCTACTCCTAGGGgcttcatagagtccctacagtgcaggaggccattcagtccattgagtccgcaccgaccttctgaaagaacaccctaacctaagcccaccctatccccatctaacTGTTCGACACTGAGggtcaatttttatcatggccgatccaccgaaCTTGcatgtttttggagtgtgagaggaaactggagcatgcagacatggtgagaacttgcaaactccacacagaaagtcacccaaggtcagaatcaaacccgggtccctggcgctgtgaggcagcagtgctaaccaatgcgccatttTCCACTAATCGCCATATAACCTTGCCTTATGGGGTGTCCTTGATGAAGACAATTGACAAGAAGCCTGTCAATGTTTTTATAATCTTCTCAGAATTTTAGCACCTCCTTCCGCAAGATATATTTCTACAAGCACAAGGCTCCCTCAGTTGCCCTGCCCAAAGATCATTATCCATGCATATCTATAGACAAGGAATGTTATCAGACTGTTTGAGTAGGTAAGGCATCACAGTGTAGACCAATCATCACCTGACGAAGGCAGAAACATTTCCACTATCGGTTTCTGGATGGCGAATGGAAACTTGCCCTGAACGTTCTCTACCCCAGGGGATGTAAGATTCATTGTAGATGTCTGTGATCTTTCCCCGTAATTCAGGAACTCTCACCGGAAATTAGTTCACAATAAGATTCTGAACTTTTACTTCAATCTCAAATTGATATTTTGTATGAATTCGCCATTTTTCACTGCAGCATTAACCCTGGGACCCTCCTCCCCTCTATGGCTCTGCAGTCCATCAGGTAAATCCCCGGTGACGATGATGGGGAGTTTTATTACCGGGTTGCGATCAACATGGTTTGATGTCTCCTTACCTTGTGGTTTTGCTAACAGTGATGCCCTGCCTTTTTGCTCTGATCTCTGCCTCCAGCACCACCCTGTCTGGGTTGGCAATGTGCACGTGCAGCTGTGCTCGGAGTACATCCAGATTCAGATACTCTGGCCTCAGGAAGAACTCCATCTTCCTTTCATTATCTGGGAAACAAGAAAGGTGTTTGTGACCATTCGCTCCAGCCCATTTTGCTTCATCTTAAACAGCCCACCTGGTTGTTTTTGTATAAGAAATATATGAATGTAATATATCTGAAATGAAGCAGAGCCCATTGCATCCAATTGACAAGGATTGAGTCTAAAAACATTTTATAAAGAAACAACATATTTGTGTTCACATCGTACATAACCACTCCAAagctgttttaaaataaatttagagtacccaattattttttttccacttaagggcaatttagcgtggccaatccacctagcctgcacatctttgggttgtggggtgagacccacacagacacggggagaatgtgcaaattccacacggacagtgacccagagccgggatcgaacctgggacctcggctccgtggggctgcagggctaacccactgcgccaccgtgctgccctccaagagGAAAATATGGTTGTTTTTTAATGTTTAAGAATTTAATATTTCTGATTGAAACAGCCATTGTACGTACACAATCCAATACGACTGTCCTCAAATCTCACACCTGGCAATCATTCTCAGGAAATTCATGTTACAATAAACTTTCTGCAGCTATagaataacatagaacatatacagtgcagaaggaggccattcggcccatccagtctgcgccgacccacttaagccctcacttccaccctatccccataaccttttttttgtggtcactaagggcaattaatcatggccaatccacctaacctgcacatctttgggctgtgggaggaaaccagagcacccggaggaaacccacgcagacacagggagaacgtgcagactccgcacagcagtgacccagtggggaattgaacctgggaccctggtgctgtgaagccacagtcccaCATGTTTCAAAGGAAATCCTTTCCCCAAAGTCAGTGGTGGTGATTTTTTATAAGAAATATATAAATATAATATATTTGAAACTAAGCAGAACCCATTGTATCCAATTGACAAAGATTGAATCGAAAAACATTTTATAAAGAAACATGTGTTCACATCATACATAATCAAtctgaatctttaaaaaaaaaatttttagagtacccaattaattttttccaatgaaggggcaatttagcgtggccattccacctaccctgcacatctttgggttgtgggggcgaaacccacacaaacacggggagaatgtgcaaactccacacggacagtgacccagagccggggtcgaacccgagaccgcagcaccgtgagggagcagggctaaccactgcgccaccgtgctgcccccaaatcttttttttaaatataaatttagagaacccaattattttttccaatgaggggcaatttagcatggccaatccacctagcctgcacatctttgggttgtggggacaagacCTAGGCagacgctaaattgtcccctagtgtccattgggtggggtggggattggacctgggtagggtgctcttttagagggtgggtgcagactcgacgggccgaatggtctccttctgcactgtaaggattcgatCATCCCCTTGGGCCATTGACTCTCAATTCCTGCTCCATGTGCTAattccacccaccccctccacaacctTTCTACACGATCGTTTATTTATTAAAAACTCCGCTTAACTATTGCTGAGAAGTTAACAGATGGGGCAGTATCTCACTGATGCCTTCCTCTCCGATTCTAGCTCCAATTCCTtgccatccacccctcccctccccctccagtaaAAAGCTTTGGGTGCCTCCTCTGTTCACTTCTCAGAAGTTGAGAATGGCAAGTCAACTGACAAATAactggcactgtataaatgcagtaACAAATAactggcactatataaatgcagtaaGCGGTGGGAGCCACTTCTCTCTGCCTTCTGCAACCTGAAGGTGCATTTTTCTTCTAAAAACATAAGGGGATGGTTAAGCTGAGCACAATTATCCAGCTCGGAGTCCAAGTTCCCTGTGCTATTTCTCAAACAGAAACACAAACACCGCTGCTGTTGTTGCCGATACTTACGACCAATTAAACGCCCTTGGTAACCTTTTATCCTCTTACACGGGTATCCCAGTTTGCAACACATGTAGAAACGTCTCATAAAGACCATCAGGTGCCAGAGTGGGAAGACCTTCCAGGGGGGCTCGGTGGAGGCGGTGGTGACAGTCACCCTGTACAGGACATGCCTGGGGAGTGAGGCTGGCGAGTGGCTGGCTGCTGTTGACCAGCTCTCACTCGATCTGGTGCAGTGAGCGTGCCTCAGCCCCGCCACGGTCTCCCTCCTGCCCATCCGCTTGTTGCTGCCCCTCTCCCAGGGCTCTTCCCTCAGCTCCATCTCCAGGCTGCTGCCGCCGCTGAGGAAACGGTAGAGCAGCTCCTCGTCCTCCGGAGGGAAGGAGCTGGTGGGGCTCCCCCGCTGGGTAAGGGCAGGCAGGGCCCAGGGAAGCTGCAACAGGTTCAGTAGCAACAAGGCTCGAAGCatggtccctgtctctctctctcccaacaagtggctccttctgcactgggaaGGTTACCAGCTTCTAAACTCCTTGCATGTGGAAGGTACAGCAGTGATCACTCTGATCCCCAGACAGACTCATTTATGTTGGTGCCAGGAAGGTGTTCCTTTCCCACAAGGGTTTCAGCATTCCCAGGGTGTGTCTGGCCTCCTGGCGTCCACCCATGTTAAAAGACATTTGCGTATGAATGGGATTGAAAAGCTACAATAAGACTTCTTAATGGTTTCACTGCAGCCTCCCCCACAAGTGGAGGTTGGCAGCACTTAACAAAATTGGGAAAGGTGCTATTGATTTTGGGGAATGTAGCAAATGGAGGTAACATCATTCAAGGTTTTGAGCTGATTACTAAATCACCTCTTGGTTAACAAGCTGGGTTAAAGATGGTtacagtggagtttgcacattctccccgtgtttgcgtgggtttcgcccccacaacccaaagatgtgcagggtaggtggattggccacgctaaattgccccttaattgaaaaaaaaatgaattgagtactcttatttttaaaaaaaagatggttATAGAAATATTTGTCCAAATCCCACTTAACAGGCAGCCTCCAGAACtatggggcaacatggtagcacagtggttagcactgttgcctcacagtgccagggtcccaggtttgattccgggcttgcgtcactgtgcggagtctgcacgttctccccgtgtctgcgtgggtttcctccgggtgctctggtttcttcccacagtccaaagatatgcagattagctgaattggccatgctaaattgcccttagcgccaAAGAATTATCCTCACTCTGGAAGGGTGGCATTAAATAAGAGGCCTTTGATTTGGGTCCAGGTTTATACCGAGATGAACAAACTGGAAATGGGAGATTGCAGCGCTGCGGTTGAAAACTGAGTAT is a window from the Scyliorhinus torazame isolate Kashiwa2021f chromosome 1, sScyTor2.1, whole genome shotgun sequence genome containing:
- the LOC140391523 gene encoding uncharacterized protein; amino-acid sequence: MLRALLLLNLLQLPWALPALTQRGSPTSSFPPEDEELLYRFLSGGSSLEMELREEPWERGSNKRMGRRETVAGLRHAHCTRSSESWSTAASHSPASLPRHVLYRVTVTTASTEPPWKVFPLWHLMVFMRRFYMCCKLGYPCKRIKGYQGRLIGHNERKMEFFLRPEYLNLDVLRAQLHVHIANPDRVVLEAEIRAKRQGITVSKTTRNATWHKHGESELAFDTLFLFKMMKEAHFMDGGGTTEFTLILKCSEDNNPLSCSEHGVSVLRAPFMAIGYI